In Epinephelus fuscoguttatus linkage group LG6, E.fuscoguttatus.final_Chr_v1, the DNA window atcaaatgaatcaaaaaggtttttcataaaaatgtgtattgttttaacaggataaaatggtgCCGTAATCCCAGAGTGTCTTAATTCACTCTGTCTCTGATatgctgtctgtcagagctagatcaaataaatgattactattgatatattatctgaagcctatttttttaaacatgtaatattcatactggtttgaataaacaatttaattgtatttcccatctttgctgagcaacagttttgtgtgaaaggaattaaaggcctgtcccttATAGACGCCTGTCCctaatataggcctgttgatttcagtgatttaaacaaataaatgggCTATTAATTAACGTTTTACGgtagtcatcatcatcatcatcaagtatataaattattattacacAGTCTACGGTGCTTACTCATCATCACCGAGGACACTCAAGCTCTGCTCGTAtgttaaataaactaaaataggAACTAGgaactttaaaaatgtgttaccGGACGCCGACGGAAGAAGAAAGGAGACGCGCTCACTTCCGTAAACTCAACAGCCAGCCTTCTGTAGCTCCTGCAGCTCAGTTTCTGCTGTCTGTGAGCTTCAGTCAGGGTTACCGTGTGTTTTAATGTTAGTTTAGATGTCTCAGTGATGGACCGCAGCAGATCACCTGACAGAACCGGCAGAGAGAAGAAACacgagaagaagaagaaacggAGAcgatcctcctcttcttcctcatcctcttcatcatcgTCGTCTTCTTCATCTAGCAGCAGGAGTCGAAGCAGATCGTCAAAGAAAGCACCACACAAAAGTCAAGGTTGGGACTGAGAAGGAAAtatctttctatctatctaacAAAAGTTTCATTATCAAATGACTGTCGAACTTTTTCCCCctcagatgtaaaaacacaaagaaagaagCGCAGGAgaagctcctcttcctcctctactacctcttcctcctcatcatcttcgTCCTCGTCGAGTGACGAAAAgtcaaagaagaggaggaaaagcaAATCCAAGAAAAAGAAgtcgaagaagaagaaggcgaAGCTGAAGaaacagaggaagaaggagaagaagaagaaagagaagctgaagaagaagaaggagaagaagacagCAGAGGTGGTGTTGCCTGGTCCTGCGGCAGACAAGCCTCCATCTTACCTGGAGGTGTGGCAGAGTGACGAGGGGGCGGTAGAGCTCGGACCCGGTGGGACATTACACTACTTGACATTTTTAATACGCCATCTGGTTGTTTTAAAGATGAAGGAGTATCAGAATCACTgtttagattaaattaaaaaaaaacttttttttgggtTGCAGTTTCCCAAATATGTTTTATATCACTTGGATTTAAATTCATTTGAGTTTTGGACTACTGGctaaacaaaacatgacatctCCTTTAGTTTTAGGAAATGAttattggtattttttttttttacaacaattcaTAGTCTAAATGTTTACTTAATAAACTTTGTCCTCCATCTAAATAGATAGGTGACTAATCCAGCAAGTTAAATACAGGAACACAGGTGTTAATGTTAATTTTCCAAAGCACCCACCATACATTTAATGTATTATACTGTTTTCCTCTGCAGTGATGACAGATGAGCAGAAGGCCCGACTCTCCACCAAGAGGCCCCTCACCAAGGAGGAGTACGAGGCCAGACAGAGTGTGATCCGCAGGGTGGTGGACCCAGAAACAGGACGCACCAGGTGAGCTAAAGTACATTCGACCAGTTTACTAGTTAAGATGTTCAGAATCACAGGACGATCAGTCTGCTTCCAAGAGCAAACACACCTTAATTCAAATGTTATAATAAAATGTTCCTGCAATAATTTCTACAGCTCAGTTTTTTTCTCTTCCAGATTggtgagaggagagggggagatcATAGAGGAGATTGTCAGccgagaaaaacacaaagacatcaATAAGGTACAGGAGAAAGTTTCAATTATACCTTTGTGAAAGATCTCTTACATGATTTCTAACTGTGACCCATTCATTCGTCCCACAGCAAGCCACCAAGGGAGATGGAAACGCCTTCCAGAGGAAACTGGGAATCAACAGGTAGAAGATGCTGAGAAGAAGCTGTGGATTTTAAATCATCATTTTGAACAGTTGCCTGTGATGTCACTGTAGATTAGTGAAGGTACAAAATTACTGGGACATGTCTTCTTGATGTACTGTACACTGAAAGCCATTATCACCTGTTGATTTGCCTTATTGACTTTATGCTGGAATTACTGTGCGACTTTAAATGTGCTGTGTGCGAcattttgaacattaacatagcagcaaacatgtatttgttatgcaaagatatagtggagtaatggtgtcctgagcagagaatgaagccacgctacttctgtgtgtgttgtgtgtgtgttgtaatctgagcttctctgttcttagTTGCGGTTGCTGGTCTGTGCATATTAGAACATTtgagttcctgtgtgtgtgtatcccactggctagctactCTCCGCCGCTACTgccatttttgtgacatttttgagtCATTACAGAAGTGTAGTGCCATTATCTGGTTAACACATGCAGCTCTATCAGCATTGTTGTTAGCACTGTATAATGAGTTAACACCGTGTCACGTGCTGACAATCCTgccccagactctgaatcacagatgtgctctgaatgtcacatacagctcctttaatgttTGAATCTACTGAGATCTGCAAAAAGAACTGATAAGCACGGATAAATGTCACAAATAATTTGCACATTTGCAGATTAACGCTTATTTATTTTGTCCATGTTTTAAAGCGTAGAGAGTACGTATCACTTTGAATCCTGAATCAACTAGAGTGTAAGGTTTTCAGTTTTCTGTACCTGTTACTCAGATGATGTGTGAGTGAAAACAGTCTGaccattcaaatgttttttttatttgaaaccGATTCATACTGtacttaaaacaaaaacataaaaggaatactttacccatAAAAGtatcatttgtatattaattacttaTCCTTTGTTAGGCTgaatttgtaaagcaaaatTTGCGTTTCTCATATTCCccacggtgaacaaagaatccaaaaactaagaaaattcttgatgaattggagtCATAGGGGTCAGCGTTTAGCAacagcaagcttttttttcatAGGAAATGCACGTTCGTGGAGTACTGAGCACTTGACTGGATTCATAAGACTCTAATTATACGGTAGGAGACGTGTGAGTTTGTAAAACAGATGTGTTGAAATAGTTTTGCTGTCGTACTCTAATTCATAAAgaattctgtttttggattctccgttcaccgtggaggcatgtgagaaaaacaacagcatatCACAGGCTGAGTCACTGATATACAGATGATCATTCTGTGGGTGAAGTTTCCTTTAAGAAGCTGATATAAGTGTTGAGTATCCTGCCTGACTCGTTTGGCTACATACTCTACACCCACTCGTCGATGTCTGCTCACCTTAACATCTcacattttgtttctctatGATTCTCTGGACAAATCTGCATTTGTGTGAACTGATTCcaggaaaataaacatgtttttttgttaactGCAGTGAATCCTGTATTTGAAAACTCCCTGCTCTCTGGAAATACTATCCTTAAGCTGTACCATACTAATCTTCATGACAGTGTTAccgttttgttaaaaaaaaaaaaaagaaggccAAAATGACTTACTTGTTCTTTATATGTTCTTTATACActgtacataaaaacacaagggagtggataaaatgattttatcCAAAACCTACAAGATACACACCCTGtacaatgaaaatatttacCAAGGTATGTTGCATATGTATATACAGCCTATGAATGCTAACTGTTGATGAAACAGCAGTGGCATTGCATTAACTCGGGGAACAGAGCTTGAGACAGTGACAGATTGCCTAATGTTGGTGAACGATTTCTCCTTTGTACATTTCCTTTAAAGTGAAAACAAGCCAATGCCTTTTTTAGAAAATATGGCCTTTTCCTATTTCCACAGAGTAAACAGTCGATTCTTTTCCGTAAAGTCAATTTGGGAGTGAGCAGCGTTCATTCTAGGCCTCGCAACACAATGGTCAATGTAAGGCAGAAAAGGGAAATGTAAGGCCTCTggtaatgtgtgtgtcagtagcAGAATCGAAGCGACTGTCTGCCCAGAGGTGTCCGAACTTCACAGACAACCGCACCGCTTCATCTTTACATTCTCTGGATTTTAATTTCCAGGCTATTCAGATCTTGAGGAAGGACATATGGTTCAGTAGTTGCCAACTTTAGATGAATATAtgttttcgttttttttttgttttgttttgtttttttaaacagcatTGCCTTCCCTTTTGTTTCTAATCACTATCGATGTGCAAACAGCCATTCTTTAATCAGCAGCCTTCAAAAGAGTTTTGTAATATGGCTTCAAGCTGAATCTCTGAAGTGGTCAAAATGCAGAGGGGCTGTGGTTCGGTTTGTAATCACACCAAGGACAGATAAAAACAGTCTCGATTAGGGAAGTTATAGGTACCTATGCATTGGGATTTACACTCAGTTATCACGCTTTAAGTCTCAATTTACTGATGTAAAAAGGGtggacaaaaatgaaaaacacctCTCAGTGTAACGACACAATTCAACAGCATAAAAACGACAGCTACCACAATGCCTATTAAAGTTACATTTGGTAACgttaatgaaaataactttggCACATTTGTTGAAACTGTCACTAAATCCACAAAGTATTATATGAGACAGATAGTCGGTGAAAACAATCATGTCTCTCCTTCTCATCGTCTCTAACTGCATTGGCTAGAATCTGCTGCTGTGCGCtggaaacaaccaatcagagctgagtcTCTAACTCAGTTCTCAATCATGTCTGTCACTGATAGCGAACCgaggtcaaactgtcaaactcgaCAGTGTAGATCAAATCCCTTATTTtaaactgaaatgttttcagaaacacaggGTGTCTACATGTCCTTAAAGagtc includes these proteins:
- the arl6ip4 gene encoding ADP-ribosylation factor-like protein 6-interacting protein 4 encodes the protein MDRSRSPDRTGREKKHEKKKKRRRSSSSSSSSSSSSSSSSSSRSRSRSSKKAPHKSQDVKTQRKKRRRSSSSSSTTSSSSSSSSSSSDEKSKKRRKSKSKKKKSKKKKAKLKKQRKKEKKKKEKLKKKKEKKTAEVVLPGPAADKPPSYLEVWQSDEGAVELGPVMTDEQKARLSTKRPLTKEEYEARQSVIRRVVDPETGRTRLVRGEGEIIEEIVSREKHKDINKQATKGDGNAFQRKLGINR